From a single Glycine soja cultivar W05 chromosome 19, ASM419377v2, whole genome shotgun sequence genomic region:
- the LOC114398232 gene encoding protein arv1 homolog isoform X1, whose translation MGYRCIQCGCPVKTLYVQYSPGNIRLMKCENCKAVADEYIECEIMILAIDLILHKPKAYRHLLHNVINQETMKFQGLLWKLAVIFLFFEYYRCLILESSKGKLDSSMSVSPSVSICWKVLMDVLFGNLMFLLTFFFMVMMLFHVSITITRCIDLLLALMISSYFKIFFIAMMVWEFPSSVIFIIELFCLSSNAATLKVMTDSTMSRCVWTCFSAYAIKFIITWILELLPGQLMQGWSQMPFTFYKPA comes from the exons ATGGGTTACAGATGCATTCAGTGTGGGTGTCCTGTCAAAACACTTTACGTGCAGTATTCTCCAGGCAACATTCGCTTGATGAAATGT GAGAATTGCAAGGCTGTGGCAGACGAATACATTGAATGTGAAATCATG ATTCTTGCGATAGATTTGATACTTCACAAGCCCAAGGCCTATAGACATCTCCTTCACAATGTCATCAATCAAGAAACAATGAAGTTCCAG GGACTACTCTGGAAATTGGCtgtcattttccttttttttgaatATT ACAGATGTTTGATCTTGGAAAGCAGCAAGGGAAAATTGGATTCATCAATGAGTGTCTCTCCATCAGTATCAATATGCTGGAAG GTGCTGATGGATGTTTTATTTGGGAACTTGATGTTTCTTTTAACTTTCTTCTTTATGGTTATGATGCTTTTCCATGTATCAATCACCATCACCag GTGCATTGACCTTTTGCTTGCACTCATGATTTCAAGTTacttcaagattttttttattgccatGATG GTCTGGGAGTTTCCATCTTCTGTGATCTTCATCATTGAATTGTTTTGTTTATCATCTAATGCTGCAACATTGAAAG TGATGACTGATTCAACTATGAGTCGTTGTGTTTGGACCTGCTTCAGTGCATAtgctataaaatttattatcacttGGATACTGGAGCTATTGCCGGGGCAATTAATGCAAGGCTGGAGTCAAATGCCATTCACATTCTATAAACCAGCATGA
- the LOC114398232 gene encoding uncharacterized protein LOC114398232 isoform X3, producing the protein MGYRCIQCGCPVKTLYVQYSPGNIRLMKCENCKAVADEYIECEIMILAIDLILHKPKAYRHLLHNVINQETMKFQMFDLGKQQGKIGFINECLSISINMLEGADGCFIWELDVSFNFLLYGYDAFPCINHHHQVWEFPSSVIFIIELFCLSSNAATLKVMTDSTMSRCVWTCFSAYAIKFIITWILELLPGQLMQGWSQMPFTFYKPA; encoded by the exons ATGGGTTACAGATGCATTCAGTGTGGGTGTCCTGTCAAAACACTTTACGTGCAGTATTCTCCAGGCAACATTCGCTTGATGAAATGT GAGAATTGCAAGGCTGTGGCAGACGAATACATTGAATGTGAAATCATG ATTCTTGCGATAGATTTGATACTTCACAAGCCCAAGGCCTATAGACATCTCCTTCACAATGTCATCAATCAAGAAACAATGAAGTTCCAG ATGTTTGATCTTGGAAAGCAGCAAGGGAAAATTGGATTCATCAATGAGTGTCTCTCCATCAGTATCAATATGCTGGAAG GTGCTGATGGATGTTTTATTTGGGAACTTGATGTTTCTTTTAACTTTCTTCTTTATGGTTATGATGCTTTTCCATGTATCAATCACCATCACCag GTCTGGGAGTTTCCATCTTCTGTGATCTTCATCATTGAATTGTTTTGTTTATCATCTAATGCTGCAACATTGAAAG TGATGACTGATTCAACTATGAGTCGTTGTGTTTGGACCTGCTTCAGTGCATAtgctataaaatttattatcacttGGATACTGGAGCTATTGCCGGGGCAATTAATGCAAGGCTGGAGTCAAATGCCATTCACATTCTATAAACCAGCATGA
- the LOC114398232 gene encoding protein arv1 homolog isoform X2: MKCENCKAVADEYIECEIMILAIDLILHKPKAYRHLLHNVINQETMKFQGLLWKLAVIFLFFEYYRCLILESSKGKLDSSMSVSPSVSICWKVLMDVLFGNLMFLLTFFFMVMMLFHVSITITRCIDLLLALMISSYFKIFFIAMMVWEFPSSVIFIIELFCLSSNAATLKVMTDSTMSRCVWTCFSAYAIKFIITWILELLPGQLMQGWSQMPFTFYKPA; encoded by the exons ATGAAATGT GAGAATTGCAAGGCTGTGGCAGACGAATACATTGAATGTGAAATCATG ATTCTTGCGATAGATTTGATACTTCACAAGCCCAAGGCCTATAGACATCTCCTTCACAATGTCATCAATCAAGAAACAATGAAGTTCCAG GGACTACTCTGGAAATTGGCtgtcattttccttttttttgaatATT ACAGATGTTTGATCTTGGAAAGCAGCAAGGGAAAATTGGATTCATCAATGAGTGTCTCTCCATCAGTATCAATATGCTGGAAG GTGCTGATGGATGTTTTATTTGGGAACTTGATGTTTCTTTTAACTTTCTTCTTTATGGTTATGATGCTTTTCCATGTATCAATCACCATCACCag GTGCATTGACCTTTTGCTTGCACTCATGATTTCAAGTTacttcaagattttttttattgccatGATG GTCTGGGAGTTTCCATCTTCTGTGATCTTCATCATTGAATTGTTTTGTTTATCATCTAATGCTGCAACATTGAAAG TGATGACTGATTCAACTATGAGTCGTTGTGTTTGGACCTGCTTCAGTGCATAtgctataaaatttattatcacttGGATACTGGAGCTATTGCCGGGGCAATTAATGCAAGGCTGGAGTCAAATGCCATTCACATTCTATAAACCAGCATGA
- the LOC114400040 gene encoding rhomboid-like protein 20 has protein sequence MNGGPSGFTNAPVTRAFIITSALFTIFFGIQGRFSTLGLSYQDIFGKLRLWKLIISIFSFSSTPELMFGLYLLYYFRVFERQIGSNKYSVFIVFSILTSLLLEVLAVALLKDPTANLVTPGPYGLIFASFLPFFFDIPVSTRFRVFSFLFSDKSFIYLAGLQLLLSSWKRSILPGMCGILAGSLYRLNVFYIRKAKFPEMISSFFSRILLPSMGSPRAPSSARNVVGNLPSYPARQMERNYPAPMQAAVEPTEDSITTLVSMGFDRNSARQALVQARNDVNVATNILLEAQSH, from the exons CAAATGCTCCCGTCACAAGGGCTTTCATCATCACTTCGGCGCTTTTCACAATCTTCTTTGGGATCCAAGGCCGTTTCAGCACTCTGGGGTTGTCGTATCAG GATATTTTTGGAAAGCTTCGCCTTTGGAAGTTGATCATTTCCATATTTTCCTTCTCGTCAACACCAGAGTTGATGTTTGGATTGTATCTTCTATATTACTTCAGGGTCTTTGAGAGACAGATAGGTTCCAATAAATACTCA GTCTTTATTGTGTTCTCCATATTAACTTCACTACTGCTTGAGGTCCTTGCTGTAGCACTTTTAAAAG ATCCTACAGCAAACCTTGTCACTCCTGGACCATATGGCCTTATATTTGCTTCATTTCTACCCTTTTTCTTTGACATTCCGGTTTCAACACGGTTTCGTGTGTTTAGCTTCCTCTTCTCAGACAAGTCATTCATATATCTAGCTGGTCTTCAG CTTCTTTTGTCATCATGGAAAAGGTCTATCTTACCAGGAATGTGTGGCATCCTTGCTGGTTCCTTGTACCGTTTGAATGTCTTTTACATCCGCAAAGCAAAG TTCCCAGAGATGATCTCATCATTCTTTTCACGAATTTTGTTGCCATCTATGGGGAGTCCACGTGCACCATCATCAGCAAGGAATGTTGTCGGGAATTTACCTTCCTATCCAGCTCGCCAAATGGAG AGAAACTACCCTGCTCCAATGCAAGCTGCTgtagaaccaacagaggattcgATCACTACTCTAGTCTCTATGGGCTTTGACAGGAATTCTGCCAGACAAGCCCTGGTGCAGGCCAGAAACGATGTCAATGTGGCCACCAACATCCTACTGGAGGCACAGTCTCACTAA